In Paenibacillus ihbetae, the following are encoded in one genomic region:
- the sdaAB gene encoding L-serine ammonia-lyase, iron-sulfur-dependent subunit beta, whose protein sequence is MRFKDVFSIIGPSMVGPSSSHTAGAVRIGRAARRIFGTFPDQAEIVFYGSFADTYRGHGTDLAVVGGLLDFATDDMRIRSSIELAEAAGMKLTFKTAQNVAFHPNTVELRLTSGEREDRIVGASIGGGSVEMLRVNGFDVKFTTNYPVLLVFHDDTPGMVAHITRLLEGGGVNIAYMDVDRKGRGGDALTVVESDEAVPLELMKHIEGLQGVHRVVFADLTTEEAAS, encoded by the coding sequence ATGCGGTTTAAAGATGTGTTTTCAATTATCGGGCCGAGTATGGTGGGGCCGTCGAGCTCCCATACCGCCGGGGCCGTCCGGATCGGAAGGGCTGCGCGGCGCATTTTCGGCACGTTCCCCGATCAGGCGGAAATTGTATTTTACGGCTCCTTTGCCGATACCTACCGCGGTCACGGCACGGACCTGGCCGTCGTCGGCGGACTGCTGGATTTTGCCACGGACGATATGCGTATCCGAAGCTCCATTGAGCTGGCTGAGGCGGCAGGCATGAAGCTGACCTTTAAGACGGCGCAGAATGTCGCTTTCCATCCGAATACGGTGGAGCTGAGACTGACCAGCGGAGAGCGTGAAGATCGCATTGTAGGCGCTTCCATTGGTGGAGGCAGCGTTGAGATGCTCCGGGTGAACGGCTTTGACGTCAAGTTCACGACGAACTATCCGGTGCTGCTGGTCTTCCATGACGATACGCCGGGTATGGTGGCGCATATCACCCGGCTGCTCGAGGGCGGAGGCGTCAATATCGCCTATATGGATGTGGATCGCAAGGGACGTGGCGGTGATGCCCTCACCGTCGTCGAATCGGACGAGGCGGTTCCGCTGGAGCTGATGAAGCATATCGAGGGCCTGCAGGGCGTGCACCGCGTCGTATTCGCGGATTTGACGACTGAGGAGGCGGCGTCATGA
- a CDS encoding dihydrodipicolinate synthase family protein — MSGQTSTTVQLAPEKLAALHQGLVIPAHPLALDENRKLDERRQRALSRYYAASGAGGIAVGVHSTQFEIREPGIDLYEPVLQLAAEEIGKAKFKRPFIMVAGVCGPTPQALEETEIAGRLGYDAVLLSMGGLDGWSEEDILKRTEAIAAKMPVIGFYLQPSVGGKIFSFDFWRAFAEIPNIVAIKMAPFNRYQTIDVVRAVCYSSRRDEIALYTGNDDNIVNDLLTTYRFQVDGVAVEKEIVGGLLGHWAVWTQKAVELLEEIKEARKAGSLSKEWLTRNVEITDCNAAFFDPAHGFAGCIPGIHEVLRRQGLLRGTWCLNPHETLSPGQAEEIDRVYRDYPHLNDDDFIREHLEEWLSD, encoded by the coding sequence ATGAGCGGACAGACCTCGACAACCGTGCAATTGGCACCTGAAAAATTGGCGGCGCTCCATCAAGGGCTCGTCATTCCGGCTCACCCCCTCGCCTTGGACGAGAACCGTAAGCTGGACGAGCGACGCCAGCGGGCCTTGTCCCGTTATTATGCGGCATCGGGCGCAGGCGGCATTGCGGTCGGCGTGCATTCGACCCAGTTCGAGATTCGCGAGCCGGGCATTGATCTGTACGAGCCGGTGCTGCAGCTGGCGGCCGAGGAAATCGGCAAGGCCAAGTTTAAGCGTCCGTTCATCATGGTCGCGGGCGTCTGCGGCCCGACTCCGCAAGCGCTCGAGGAGACGGAGATCGCCGGAAGGCTCGGTTATGACGCAGTACTTCTCAGCATGGGCGGTCTGGACGGCTGGAGCGAGGAAGACATCCTGAAGCGGACCGAGGCGATCGCCGCTAAAATGCCGGTTATCGGCTTCTACCTCCAGCCGTCGGTCGGCGGAAAGATCTTCTCCTTCGATTTCTGGCGGGCTTTTGCCGAAATTCCGAACATTGTGGCCATCAAGATGGCGCCGTTTAACCGGTACCAGACGATCGATGTCGTTCGTGCCGTCTGCTACTCCAGCCGCCGGGACGAGATCGCGCTGTATACCGGCAATGACGATAATATCGTGAACGATCTGCTGACCACGTACCGTTTTCAGGTCGACGGGGTGGCTGTAGAGAAGGAGATCGTCGGCGGGCTGCTGGGCCATTGGGCCGTATGGACACAGAAGGCCGTCGAGCTGCTGGAGGAGATCAAGGAAGCGAGAAAAGCCGGAAGCCTCTCCAAAGAATGGCTGACGCGCAATGTGGAAATTACGGATTGCAATGCGGCCTTCTTTGACCCCGCGCATGGGTTCGCCGGATGCATCCCGGGGATTCACGAAGTGCTCCGGCGCCAAGGGCTGCTGAGGGGCACCTGGTGCCTGAATCCGCATGAGACGCTGTCGCCGGGACAGGCTGAAGAAATTGATCGGGTCTATCGTGATTATCCGCATCTGAATGACGACGACTTTATTCGCGAGCACTTGGAAGAATGGCTTTCGGACTGA
- a CDS encoding NAD-dependent epimerase/dehydratase family protein: MLTVAELEAKLAEPSEQLVADLASLDGDIIVLGVGGKMGPSLARLAANAVREGGGGKRIIGVSRFSNQEARRELEEAGVHTISCDLLNDGELQQLPEAPNVIYMAGNKFGTTGREYFTWAMNSYLPGRVAEKFKQSKIVVFSSGNVYPFSSVGSGGVNESVAPEPIGEYAQSCLGRERVFEYFSHQNGTPMAIYRLNYAIDMRYGVLHELAKAIHEDRPIHLAMGHANIIWQGDANEMALRSLLHCSTPPEIINITGPETMSIRWAAQELAKRMGKEAQFIGTESETALLNNASKSHQLFGYPKVSLLQMIDWTAAWVQAGGESWNKPTHFQERKGKF, translated from the coding sequence ATGTTAACTGTTGCAGAATTAGAGGCAAAGCTTGCGGAGCCTTCGGAACAACTGGTCGCCGACCTGGCGTCATTGGATGGAGATATTATCGTGCTGGGCGTCGGGGGGAAGATGGGGCCGAGCCTTGCGAGACTGGCGGCGAACGCTGTTCGCGAAGGAGGCGGGGGCAAACGGATCATCGGCGTGTCCCGGTTCTCGAACCAGGAGGCCAGACGCGAGCTGGAGGAAGCGGGCGTCCACACGATCTCGTGCGACCTGCTGAACGATGGGGAGCTGCAGCAGCTGCCGGAGGCCCCGAACGTCATTTATATGGCCGGGAATAAGTTCGGCACGACCGGCCGCGAGTATTTCACCTGGGCAATGAATTCGTATTTGCCTGGGAGGGTGGCTGAGAAGTTCAAGCAATCGAAGATCGTGGTGTTCTCGTCGGGGAACGTATACCCTTTCTCCTCGGTAGGGAGCGGAGGTGTTAACGAATCGGTGGCGCCGGAGCCGATCGGCGAGTACGCGCAGTCCTGCCTGGGCAGGGAGCGGGTCTTTGAATATTTCTCCCACCAGAATGGAACACCGATGGCCATTTACCGTCTCAACTACGCGATCGATATGCGGTACGGCGTGCTGCATGAGCTGGCCAAGGCCATCCATGAGGACCGCCCGATTCACCTGGCGATGGGTCACGCGAATATTATATGGCAGGGGGATGCCAACGAGATGGCGCTCCGATCTCTCTTGCATTGCAGCACTCCGCCTGAGATCATTAACATTACCGGGCCGGAGACGATGTCGATCCGCTGGGCGGCACAGGAGCTGGCCAAACGGATGGGGAAAGAGGCGCAGTTTATCGGCACGGAATCGGAAACGGCGCTGCTGAATAACGCGTCGAAGTCGCACCAGCTGTTCGGCTATCCGAAGGTATCCCTGCTGCAGATGATCGACTGGACTGCCGCGTGGGTTCAGGCTGGAGGCGAAAGCTGGAACAAGCCGACACATTTCCAGGAGAGAAAGGGGAAATTTTAA
- a CDS encoding DUF4349 domain-containing protein, translating into MRKQSLWIAVLMLIVLLVSGCSSGSRAKSEGGAAGAETQTTAADHASNAEGDAAAKNVSEVKSDRSAEEPASADAELPSMPSPAQTSGAGFNSQDLSNGLNKKLMYKANIVMEIQDYGKAQSEVRNIVTLSGGYIVNFSETQSTSERGGTFIVKVPANGFSSFLNRLEDIAHENLQRSIEGQDATEEYVDLESRLKAKQIMEEQYVAFMKKATKTTDLVAFANELERIQSEIEQMKGRMRYIDQNVSYSTVEIRLYETPQKKAAPNSSAAQAPLGQRVSEAFQGSIDVITIIVQWMIVILSGSLPVLVIAALVLLILWLVRKSGRRKQEEAAQKRKLLNNGPTLEEGHPEGPQEKEKEKKDE; encoded by the coding sequence ATGAGAAAGCAGAGTTTATGGATTGCTGTGTTGATGCTTATCGTGTTGCTGGTGAGCGGCTGCTCATCGGGTTCTCGAGCCAAAAGCGAAGGAGGTGCCGCGGGCGCCGAAACGCAAACAACGGCGGCGGATCATGCCTCAAACGCAGAAGGAGATGCGGCGGCCAAAAACGTATCGGAGGTAAAAAGCGATCGCAGTGCCGAGGAACCGGCATCAGCGGACGCCGAGCTCCCGAGTATGCCATCGCCTGCTCAGACTTCCGGCGCAGGCTTTAATTCGCAGGATTTGTCCAACGGGCTCAACAAAAAGCTGATGTACAAAGCGAATATCGTGATGGAGATTCAGGATTATGGCAAGGCGCAGTCTGAAGTCCGGAATATCGTGACGCTTTCGGGCGGCTATATCGTCAATTTCAGCGAAACCCAGTCCACGAGCGAAAGAGGCGGCACGTTTATCGTGAAGGTCCCTGCGAACGGCTTCTCCTCCTTCTTAAACCGTTTGGAGGACATTGCGCATGAGAACCTGCAGCGAAGCATTGAAGGACAGGATGCGACCGAGGAATACGTCGATTTGGAATCCAGGCTCAAGGCCAAGCAAATCATGGAGGAGCAGTACGTAGCCTTCATGAAAAAGGCGACCAAGACGACAGACCTTGTTGCTTTTGCCAACGAGCTGGAGCGCATTCAGTCGGAAATCGAGCAGATGAAGGGCCGGATGCGGTATATTGACCAAAACGTGTCGTATTCCACCGTAGAAATCAGACTTTATGAGACGCCGCAAAAAAAGGCTGCTCCGAACTCGTCCGCCGCTCAGGCACCGCTCGGCCAGCGGGTCTCCGAAGCTTTTCAAGGGAGCATCGACGTGATCACCATCATCGTCCAATGGATGATCGTCATATTGTCCGGCTCGCTTCCCGTCTTGGTCATCGCGGCCCTCGTGCTGCTCATCCTTTGGCTGGTTCGAAAATCGGGGCGCCGGAAACAGGAGGAGGCGGCCCAAAAACGAAAGCTGCTCAATAACGGGCCGACGCTTGAGGAAGGGCATCCGGAAGGGCCACAGGAGAAGGAAAAAGAAAAGAAAGACGAATAA
- a CDS encoding Na/Pi cotransporter family protein produces the protein MDWQDILFKFVGGLGIFLFGIKYMSDGLQKSAGDKMRGLLAKYTSNPVLGVLVGICVTILIQSSSGTTVMAIGLVNAGLMTLRQAIGVVMGANIGTTMTAFIVGIKIEEYALPIIAIGAIFLFFFNKKKFQYMGQIVFGFGALFLGLSTMSGGLKPLRELPVFIDFMVQMKDQPFLALLVGVVFTVIVQSSSATIGILQTIADEGMIGLQGALPILFGDNIGTTITAVLASIGASVAAKRTALVHVIFNVIGSIIFMIFLVPVRDLVLWLGEGVNIRMQIAYAHGIFNTTNTLIFLPLIPVLAWIVTRVVPGKMQEIEFRPMYLDERLLATPAVALGQAQHEIVRMGRYARETLEDAAVFFFTKDSKSASLALQKEQLINELNRKITDYMVRIHQSNGLPAQESEKASGWLQTVNDIERIGDHAENIVELSEFSINNKVEFSELAGRELKEMLAVADKAVERAISALEHNDAEAAQQVLDYERDLDEMEARFRKSHIQRLNQNLCTGSSGAVYLDILSNLERIGDHSKNIAQFVLHEEDYTD, from the coding sequence TTGGATTGGCAGGATATCCTGTTCAAATTTGTAGGAGGGCTTGGAATATTTCTGTTCGGCATTAAATACATGTCGGACGGGCTTCAGAAATCCGCAGGCGACAAAATGCGGGGGCTGCTGGCGAAGTATACGTCCAATCCGGTGCTCGGGGTATTGGTTGGCATCTGTGTTACGATTCTGATTCAATCCTCATCCGGAACAACAGTGATGGCCATCGGGCTCGTGAATGCCGGGCTAATGACGCTCAGGCAAGCGATCGGCGTTGTGATGGGGGCAAATATCGGTACAACCATGACCGCGTTTATTGTCGGAATCAAGATCGAGGAGTATGCCTTGCCTATTATCGCAATCGGAGCGATCTTTTTGTTTTTCTTTAATAAGAAAAAATTCCAATACATGGGTCAGATCGTATTCGGCTTCGGTGCGCTGTTTCTGGGATTGTCCACCATGAGCGGGGGCTTGAAGCCGCTTAGGGAGCTCCCGGTTTTCATAGATTTCATGGTTCAAATGAAAGACCAACCGTTCTTAGCGCTCCTTGTCGGCGTCGTATTTACGGTTATTGTGCAAAGCTCCAGCGCTACGATTGGAATTCTGCAGACAATTGCCGATGAAGGGATGATCGGCCTGCAGGGAGCCTTGCCGATTCTGTTTGGCGATAATATCGGGACGACCATTACGGCTGTGCTGGCCTCGATCGGCGCTTCGGTAGCCGCGAAGCGAACCGCATTAGTGCATGTCATATTTAACGTAATTGGATCTATCATTTTCATGATCTTCTTGGTACCCGTTCGCGATCTCGTCCTTTGGCTCGGCGAGGGGGTCAACATCCGAATGCAGATTGCTTATGCACATGGTATCTTCAATACGACGAACACGCTGATCTTCTTGCCGCTGATTCCGGTACTTGCCTGGATCGTAACCAGAGTCGTTCCAGGAAAAATGCAGGAAATCGAGTTCAGGCCGATGTACCTGGATGAGCGTCTGCTGGCGACGCCTGCCGTTGCGCTCGGACAAGCCCAGCATGAAATCGTACGGATGGGGCGGTATGCCCGCGAGACGCTGGAGGATGCGGCCGTCTTTTTCTTCACCAAGGACAGCAAGTCGGCCTCGCTTGCGCTGCAGAAGGAGCAGCTCATTAACGAGTTGAACCGGAAGATTACCGATTATATGGTAAGAATTCATCAGTCGAACGGCTTGCCGGCACAGGAGTCGGAGAAGGCTAGCGGCTGGCTGCAGACCGTGAATGATATTGAGCGTATCGGCGACCATGCGGAGAATATCGTAGAGCTGTCGGAATTCAGCATCAATAACAAGGTCGAGTTTTCCGAGCTTGCAGGACGCGAGTTGAAGGAGATGCTTGCAGTTGCTGATAAGGCTGTTGAGCGGGCAATATCTGCCCTGGAGCATAACGACGCCGAGGCTGCGCAGCAGGTGCTTGATTACGAGCGCGATTTGGATGAAATGGAAGCGCGTTTCCGCAAGAGTCATATCCAGCGCTTGAATCAGAATTTGTGTACGGGCAGCTCGGGTGCGGTGTATTTGGATATCCTGAGCAATCTGGAACGCATCGGGGATCACAGCAAGAACATTGCCCAGTTTGTGCTGCATGAGGAGGATTATACGGACTAA
- a CDS encoding ATP-binding protein: MENQYGEITDREIIQDAKQQCKDKGMNPAFLPSHPDRLDPETLAARREKYKDYIEVTQTFVRKFLSSGSGNPVIITLTDEDGYVLDLAGDPAIIETVRELGIGEGIGYSEHNGPSSVHLCLRHKRPFRLVGEDHYHHILQRMACYSAPFRSEDGLRILGTLSLMTDIEYEHPHLLALLCTMADSLEREMFTRKQNTQLQTLNQVLMDTKYHGVIITDGRGRILKMNDCSLRLLCPDDGDRSNYVNRPISEIPAISRYYEGVINQGESCIGAELTMELGGDIHHYMLDVQPVYDREGNLIRVIGTLRDITEMKRTEEVLRNTEKLVFAGQVAVSIAHEVRNPLTTVKGLLQLAHRDTPLRHYDLMMSELERANLIVGEFMILGKPQATVFKLEDCGGILEEVLQLFEIQTDLNDIEITCTLEQSATIRCDRNQIKQVFLNILKNAMEALPYGGHIHVRLDVWEGYQLITFTDNGTGMTEEVLSRIVEPFHTTKPEGNGLGMMIVHRILESHHGTMNIQSEAGKGTSVEIGLPIQDM; the protein is encoded by the coding sequence GTGGAAAATCAATACGGTGAAATCACGGATCGGGAGATAATACAGGATGCTAAGCAGCAGTGCAAAGACAAAGGGATGAATCCGGCGTTTCTTCCATCTCATCCTGATCGATTGGATCCCGAGACATTGGCCGCAAGGCGTGAAAAATACAAAGACTACATCGAAGTTACGCAGACGTTCGTTCGGAAGTTTCTCTCCTCGGGCTCAGGCAATCCGGTCATCATCACCCTTACGGATGAAGACGGGTACGTGCTTGATCTTGCAGGGGATCCTGCCATTATCGAAACGGTGAGAGAACTGGGAATCGGAGAAGGGATCGGGTACAGCGAGCATAACGGCCCAAGCTCGGTGCACCTATGCCTTCGCCATAAGCGTCCGTTCCGGTTAGTCGGAGAAGATCATTATCATCACATTCTCCAGCGGATGGCCTGTTATTCGGCTCCTTTCCGAAGCGAAGACGGATTAAGGATCCTAGGCACGCTTTCCCTCATGACGGATATCGAGTACGAGCATCCGCACCTGCTTGCACTGCTCTGCACAATGGCGGATTCACTCGAGCGCGAAATGTTTACCCGGAAGCAGAACACCCAGCTTCAAACCTTAAATCAGGTGCTCATGGACACAAAGTACCACGGGGTCATCATTACCGACGGCCGCGGGCGGATTCTGAAGATGAACGATTGCAGCTTAAGGCTGCTGTGTCCGGATGATGGCGACCGTTCGAACTATGTGAACCGGCCGATATCCGAGATTCCTGCGATCAGCCGGTATTATGAGGGGGTCATTAACCAGGGGGAATCCTGCATCGGCGCCGAGCTGACCATGGAGCTTGGAGGAGATATTCATCACTATATGCTGGATGTGCAGCCGGTCTACGACCGGGAGGGCAACCTCATCCGCGTGATCGGCACCCTGCGGGACATTACGGAGATGAAGCGAACGGAGGAAGTGCTGCGAAATACGGAGAAGCTGGTCTTTGCCGGACAGGTGGCCGTGAGCATCGCCCATGAGGTCCGGAATCCTCTAACAACGGTCAAAGGGCTGCTGCAGCTGGCCCATCGGGACACCCCTTTGCGTCATTATGATCTGATGATGTCCGAGCTGGAACGGGCCAACCTTATCGTCGGGGAATTTATGATACTGGGCAAGCCCCAGGCGACGGTGTTCAAGCTTGAGGATTGCGGCGGAATCTTGGAGGAAGTGCTCCAGCTGTTCGAGATACAGACCGATTTGAATGACATTGAAATAACCTGCACGCTTGAGCAGAGCGCCACCATCCGATGCGACCGGAATCAGATCAAGCAGGTGTTTCTGAATATTTTGAAAAATGCGATGGAGGCACTTCCTTACGGCGGCCATATTCATGTTCGGTTGGATGTATGGGAGGGGTATCAGCTGATTACCTTTACCGATAACGGCACCGGCATGACGGAGGAGGTGCTTTCCCGGATCGTGGAGCCGTTCCATACGACGAAGCCCGAAGGGAACGGCCTCGGCATGATGATCGTTCACCGGATCCTTGAAAGCCATCACGGGACGATGAATATTCAAAGCGAGGCGGGAAAAGGAACCTCTGTCGAAATCGGGCTGCCGATTCAGGATATGTAA
- the aspA gene encoding aspartate ammonia-lyase: MGMQFRVEKDFLGEKQLPAEAYYGINTVRAVENFPISGVPIHAELISALGEVKKAAALANMELGLLPKKIGQAIVEAADEIIAGSLRSEFIVDSIQGGAGTSINMNMNEVLANRALELLGKQKAEYFYCNPNNHVNMSQSTNDAIPTAIRIASYRLAQELLAVFRTLVDGIRAKAREFDDVIKMGRTHLQDAVPIRMGQEFGAYANVLSRDIARIDRAAQGLLVVNMGATAVGTGLNATPAYMDSVVKHLVEQTGFALKQAEDLVDATQNTDAYMELSAALKVCAVNISKMCNDIRLMASGPKAGLNELNVPARQPGSSIMPGKVNPVMAEVMNQIAFQVIGNDHTISLACEAGQFELNVMVPVAANNLMHSLKILRNGMDVFYKNLVVDLQANKERCKHFVDTSYGIITALNPHLGYDVASRLVKEAQKTGQSIREIILEQGLLTEEQVEVILDPYHMTSPGIAGEEFLLNQ; this comes from the coding sequence ATGGGTATGCAATTTCGGGTTGAAAAAGATTTTCTGGGGGAAAAACAGCTTCCTGCCGAAGCTTATTACGGCATTAATACCGTCAGAGCCGTTGAGAATTTTCCGATCAGCGGCGTGCCGATCCACGCAGAGCTGATCTCTGCGCTCGGGGAAGTGAAGAAGGCGGCAGCCCTGGCCAATATGGAGCTCGGGCTGTTGCCGAAGAAGATCGGCCAAGCCATTGTGGAAGCAGCAGATGAAATTATCGCAGGCAGTCTCCGTTCGGAATTCATCGTGGATTCAATTCAAGGCGGAGCAGGCACCTCGATTAATATGAATATGAATGAGGTTTTGGCAAATCGTGCATTGGAGCTTCTAGGGAAGCAGAAGGCGGAGTATTTTTACTGCAATCCTAACAATCATGTCAATATGTCGCAGTCCACGAATGATGCCATTCCGACGGCGATCCGCATCGCCTCCTACCGTCTGGCTCAGGAGCTGCTCGCGGTGTTCCGGACGCTGGTGGATGGGATTCGGGCGAAGGCCCGGGAGTTCGATGATGTGATCAAAATGGGCCGCACGCATCTGCAGGATGCCGTTCCGATCCGGATGGGGCAGGAGTTCGGAGCGTACGCCAACGTGCTCAGCCGGGATATCGCCCGGATTGATCGTGCCGCGCAAGGGCTGCTCGTCGTGAACATGGGGGCGACAGCGGTTGGAACAGGACTGAATGCAACACCGGCCTATATGGACAGCGTGGTCAAGCATTTAGTGGAGCAGACGGGATTCGCCCTGAAGCAGGCCGAGGACCTCGTCGATGCTACCCAGAATACCGATGCTTACATGGAGCTCTCGGCAGCCCTGAAGGTATGCGCGGTGAATATTTCAAAAATGTGCAACGACATCCGCTTGATGGCCTCGGGGCCGAAGGCCGGGTTGAACGAGCTGAATGTGCCTGCAAGACAGCCGGGCTCTTCCATTATGCCGGGTAAAGTCAATCCGGTTATGGCCGAAGTGATGAATCAGATCGCCTTTCAGGTGATCGGCAACGATCATACGATCAGCCTGGCGTGCGAAGCGGGACAGTTCGAGCTTAACGTCATGGTTCCGGTGGCGGCGAACAACCTGATGCATTCCCTTAAAATTTTGAGAAACGGGATGGATGTGTTCTACAAGAACCTGGTGGTCGATCTGCAGGCTAATAAAGAACGCTGCAAGCACTTCGTCGATACCAGCTACGGCATCATTACCGCATTGAATCCGCATTTGGGTTATGATGTGGCGTCCCGCTTGGTGAAGGAAGCGCAGAAGACGGGCCAGAGCATTAGGGAGATTATACTGGAGCAGGGCCTGTTGACAGAGGAGCAGGTCGAGGTGATTTTGGATCCGTATCATATGACGTCCCCGGGAATCGCGGGCGAGGAGTTTCTGCTGAACCAGTAG
- a CDS encoding SRPBCC family protein: MKESLNTRSGQKPVGLTAAAGFQVGVRRTLPVTQEEAWRLLTSPHGLSQWLGEVESLELVRGTAFATREGNHGELRVVKPLHQLRMSWQRAGWSAPSTLQIRLLPTRQGGTTISFHQEKLKDLYAREQMKAHWEQVLHRLMEASDGFGREENARE, from the coding sequence ATGAAAGAGTCTCTTAATACACGCTCCGGGCAGAAGCCGGTCGGCTTGACCGCAGCTGCCGGTTTTCAGGTCGGGGTCCGCAGAACGTTACCGGTAACGCAGGAGGAGGCATGGCGCTTGCTGACTTCACCCCATGGATTGTCGCAGTGGCTGGGTGAGGTCGAGTCACTGGAGCTTGTCCGGGGAACGGCTTTTGCGACTAGAGAGGGAAACCATGGGGAATTGCGCGTCGTCAAGCCGCTGCACCAGCTTCGGATGTCATGGCAGCGGGCCGGCTGGAGCGCCCCCTCAACCCTGCAGATCCGCCTTCTGCCAACCAGGCAGGGAGGCACGACGATCAGCTTCCATCAGGAGAAACTGAAGGATCTGTACGCGAGGGAGCAAATGAAGGCGCATTGGGAGCAAGTGCTGCACCGATTAATGGAAGCATCCGATGGATTCGGCCGGGAAGAGAATGCCCGTGAGTAG
- a CDS encoding TetR/AcrR family transcriptional regulator produces MKRSSESMSNKDRLLLTAIDLMALKGYKGVSTKEIASAAGVSEMTLFRNFGSKQNLLETAIERFYYAGEMKRVFDEELVRDLESDLLLISRRYQDSMNRNRKMIRIVLQEPELKPLRDQAQRHPRLLKELLAEYFDQMQREGRAARTDSEAAALSFMWMNYGAFMSSLFEAEPITDGSMPELLVNGISLFAKAMKP; encoded by the coding sequence GTGAAGCGTAGTAGTGAATCGATGAGCAACAAAGACAGACTGCTGCTTACGGCAATCGATCTGATGGCCTTGAAGGGATACAAGGGAGTATCGACCAAGGAAATCGCATCCGCCGCGGGGGTTAGCGAAATGACGCTGTTCCGCAATTTCGGAAGCAAGCAGAATTTGCTGGAGACGGCAATCGAACGCTTTTATTACGCCGGGGAAATGAAGCGTGTGTTTGATGAAGAGCTGGTCCGGGATCTGGAGAGCGACCTGCTGCTCATCAGCCGGCGATACCAGGACAGCATGAACCGCAACCGGAAGATGATCCGTATCGTGCTGCAGGAGCCTGAGCTAAAGCCGCTTAGGGACCAGGCACAACGACATCCGAGGCTGCTCAAGGAGCTGCTGGCGGAATATTTCGATCAGATGCAGCGCGAGGGGAGGGCAGCGCGAACCGACTCGGAAGCGGCGGCGTTGTCGTTCATGTGGATGAATTACGGGGCATTCATGAGCAGCTTGTTCGAAGCGGAACCGATTACCGACGGGAGTATGCCGGAGCTTCTGGTGAACGGGATCTCGCTGTTCGCAAAGGCGATGAAGCCGTGA